From Actinopolymorpha cephalotaxi, one genomic window encodes:
- a CDS encoding DUF3131 domain-containing protein, with the protein MARWKHTAVPLLLALSIVGATPALAAERPATVRTTALTAVQPSEHADAQAGEQSMSSATLPAERQTLLRYARDTWRSFDAMVVPATGLPADYIGGDLAPGSRSGYTSPTNIGGYLWSTVAARDLGVVGAKEADDRVRQTLDTLGRLSFHESSGMFYNWYDPATGAVLRKWPEDGNTVHPFLSSVDNGWLAAALMVVRGAMPARAAQAQHLLDRMDFGFFYDPQGRGADFPAGLLRGGFWDEEPPGCSVTGNYRGRGPDVWYTCNHYDILNSEPRIASYVGIAMGQIPAKHYYAPYRTFPASCDWSWPEQRPAGFSTSYLGVPVFEGSYEYRGLRFVPTWGGDMFEALMPAMFVPEERWGPRSWGVNHPAYVQGQIEHGLNDAKYGYWGFSPASDPRGGYAAWGVDAMGMDPTGYPSDIEGTDVDLGYEGCRPAQPTKPFGDGVVTPHASFLALPYAQHAAVDNLLRLEHDFDSYGPGGFYDAVAVRSGTVARRYLALDQAMVLGPIGNALSHDDIRGYFSRGQVERAIRPLLARERFSAGRSAGTGR; encoded by the coding sequence ATGGCCCGCTGGAAGCACACCGCCGTCCCGCTCCTCCTGGCCCTGTCGATCGTGGGCGCCACTCCCGCGCTGGCCGCCGAACGGCCGGCCACCGTCCGTACCACCGCTCTGACCGCCGTGCAGCCGTCCGAGCACGCCGACGCCCAGGCCGGGGAGCAGTCCATGAGCAGCGCCACTCTCCCGGCCGAGCGGCAGACCCTCCTGCGCTACGCCCGGGACACCTGGCGGTCCTTCGACGCGATGGTCGTCCCGGCCACCGGGTTGCCGGCGGACTACATCGGCGGCGACCTGGCGCCCGGCTCCCGCAGCGGCTACACCTCTCCGACGAACATCGGCGGCTATCTCTGGAGCACCGTCGCCGCCCGGGACCTGGGCGTGGTCGGCGCCAAGGAGGCCGACGACCGGGTGCGGCAGACGCTGGACACTCTCGGCCGGTTGTCCTTCCACGAGTCGTCCGGCATGTTCTACAACTGGTACGACCCGGCCACCGGCGCCGTCCTGCGCAAGTGGCCCGAGGACGGCAACACCGTCCACCCGTTCCTGTCCTCGGTGGACAACGGCTGGCTGGCCGCCGCCCTCATGGTGGTACGCGGCGCGATGCCCGCCCGTGCCGCCCAGGCCCAGCACCTGCTGGACCGGATGGACTTCGGCTTCTTCTACGACCCGCAGGGCAGGGGCGCCGACTTCCCGGCGGGGCTGCTCCGCGGCGGCTTCTGGGACGAGGAGCCACCCGGCTGCTCGGTGACCGGCAACTACCGCGGCCGCGGCCCGGACGTCTGGTACACGTGCAACCACTACGACATCCTCAACTCCGAACCCCGGATCGCGAGCTACGTCGGCATCGCGATGGGACAGATCCCGGCGAAGCACTACTACGCCCCGTACCGCACCTTCCCGGCCTCCTGTGACTGGAGCTGGCCGGAACAGCGACCGGCAGGCTTCTCCACCAGCTACCTCGGCGTACCGGTGTTCGAGGGGTCCTACGAGTACCGCGGGCTGCGGTTCGTGCCGACCTGGGGCGGCGACATGTTCGAGGCGCTGATGCCCGCGATGTTCGTGCCGGAGGAGCGCTGGGGACCGCGCAGCTGGGGCGTCAACCACCCGGCGTACGTGCAGGGGCAGATCGAACACGGGCTGAACGACGCGAAGTACGGCTACTGGGGCTTCTCCCCCGCCAGCGACCCGCGAGGCGGATACGCGGCGTGGGGGGTGGACGCGATGGGGATGGACCCCACCGGCTACCCCTCCGACATCGAGGGCACCGACGTCGACCTCGGCTACGAGGGCTGCCGGCCCGCCCAGCCGACCAAGCCCTTCGGGGACGGCGTGGTGACCCCGCACGCGTCCTTCCTCGCCCTGCCCTACGCCCAGCACGCGGCGGTGGACAACCTCCTCCGGCTGGAGCACGACTTCGACTCCTACGGGCCGGGCGGGTTCTATGACGCGGTGGCGGTACGCAGCGGCACGGTCGCGCGGAGGTACCTCGCGCTGGACCAGGCGATGGTTCTCGGCCCGATCGGCAACGCGCTGAGCCACGACGACATCCGGGGGTACTTCTC
- a CDS encoding DUF7455 domain-containing protein — protein MTAAVVTPLSAADRCDRCGAQAYVRVSLASGGELLFCGHHGREHSEKLREVASDIHDETNRLAADNPN, from the coding sequence GTGACTGCTGCAGTTGTTACACCGCTCTCGGCCGCGGACCGCTGCGACCGCTGTGGCGCCCAGGCCTACGTCAGGGTGTCCCTCGCGTCCGGCGGTGAGCTGCTGTTCTGCGGACACCACGGACGAGAGCACTCGGAGAAGCTCCGGGAGGTCGCGTCCGACATCCACGACGAGACCAACCGGCTCGCGGCGGACAACCCCAACTAG